The Methanofervidicoccus sp. A16 genome has a segment encoding these proteins:
- a CDS encoding TldD/PmbA family protein, translating into MELEYCLEKLESLSIDAYWDIRVIKSRSNNIILKDGSIEEISSGTTSGVAVRVLYKNGWGYGSSYRTDFEEIKTLLERAYKMAKLSNENSKKTVILKDVKVYRDHVESVGKINPKDVDIEEKKEYIIEAHKNMLDKEGKIVSTSVLYSDVLGNSLFISSEGALIRKEVSRVLMRITAVAKDNSNIQYASERIGGYGFEVVKEGDVEELSKSTRERAIRLLRAKPCPKGEFKVVLDPELAGVFIHEAVGHASEADLVLQNDSVFKDKIGERVGSDYVTVIDNPLIENAFGYYKYDSEGVKGRETVIIEEGILKSYLHTRETAGRLDMEVTGNGRAEGLNKPLVRMSNTYIKPGDWDFQELIEDTKNGIFLRGSRGGQVDTGKGLFQFNAVEAFLIEKGELTTPLRDAGLSGEIMEILHNVDGVTEEFKLSVGYCGKNGQSVPVGDGGGSIRTKTIIS; encoded by the coding sequence ATGGAATTAGAATACTGCCTGGAAAAACTTGAGAGTCTATCTATAGACGCCTACTGGGATATAAGGGTGATAAAAAGTAGATCCAACAACATCATACTGAAGGATGGAAGTATAGAAGAGATATCCTCAGGTACCACCTCTGGTGTTGCAGTTAGGGTGTTATACAAGAATGGATGGGGGTATGGAAGTTCCTACAGGACAGACTTTGAAGAGATTAAAACACTTTTAGAGCGAGCCTACAAGATGGCTAAACTCTCCAACGAGAACTCCAAGAAGACTGTAATACTTAAGGATGTGAAGGTTTATAGGGATCATGTGGAATCTGTAGGAAAGATAAACCCTAAGGATGTAGATATAGAGGAGAAGAAGGAGTATATTATAGAGGCTCATAAAAATATGTTAGATAAAGAGGGAAAGATAGTAAGTACCTCGGTACTTTACTCTGATGTCCTGGGAAACTCCCTATTTATAAGTAGTGAAGGTGCCTTAATAAGGAAGGAGGTTAGTAGGGTACTTATGAGGATAACTGCAGTTGCAAAGGATAACTCCAATATACAGTACGCCTCAGAACGTATTGGAGGTTACGGTTTCGAGGTTGTAAAGGAGGGTGATGTAGAGGAGTTATCCAAAAGTACCAGAGAGAGGGCTATAAGATTACTTAGGGCGAAACCTTGTCCTAAGGGAGAGTTTAAAGTAGTGTTAGATCCTGAACTTGCAGGAGTCTTTATCCACGAGGCTGTGGGCCATGCCTCAGAGGCCGACTTAGTACTACAGAACGACAGTGTATTCAAGGATAAGATAGGTGAGAGAGTCGGTAGTGATTACGTGACTGTCATAGACAACCCCCTTATAGAGAACGCCTTTGGATACTATAAATACGACAGTGAAGGTGTTAAAGGTAGGGAGACTGTTATAATAGAGGAAGGTATATTAAAAAGTTATCTCCATACCAGGGAGACTGCAGGGCGGTTGGATATGGAGGTGACAGGGAATGGGAGGGCAGAGGGCTTAAATAAACCCTTAGTTAGAATGAGTAATACATATATTAAACCGGGGGATTGGGACTTCCAGGAGTTGATAGAGGATACAAAAAACGGCATCTTCCTAAGGGGCTCCCGTGGAGGACAGGTAGATACAGGTAAAGGACTCTTCCAATTCAACGCAGTTGAGGCATTTTTAATTGAAAAGGGAGAACTTACAACACCATTAAGGGATGCAGGCCTCAGTGGAGAGATAATGGAGATACTTCACAACGTAGATGGTGTTACAGAGGAGTTTAAACTAAGTGTAGGATACTGTGGTAAAAATGGACAGAGTGTGCCAGTGGGAGATGGAGGAGGTAGTATAAGAACTAAAACGATAATCAGTTGA